Sequence from the Deinococcus radiotolerans genome:
TCAGACGTGGAAGCTGCTGGCGCGCCACTGGGACATCGTGGACGGGCTGGGGCGCGAGGTGAGCGTGGACGGCGAGGGTGTCGTGGGTGAGCAGCCGGTCCTGCCGCCCGGCGGGTCGTTCACGTACGACTCGTTCGTGACGCTGGAGGCCGCGCCCGGGCACATGAGCGGGCACTACGTCATGCAGGACGCCTGGGGCGCGCGGGTGCAGGTACCGATCCCGGCGTTCGGGCTGAGTGAACCGGGCGCCCGCCTGCTGAACTGAGGTCAGACCAGAACGCCGGCCCCGCCGGGCCGCTCGTCGAGCACGGCGTCCGGCACGCCGGCCAGGGCGGCCTGCACGACCTCCAGGCCCGCGCCGGGCTTGTGGCCCTGTTCGCTGATGGTACGTTTCCAGTGGCGCGCGCCGGGCTGCCCGGCGAAGAGGCCCAGGGTGTGTTTCATCATGCGGTTCAGCGGCTGCCCGGCCTGAAGCTGCGCGGCGACGTAGGGCAGGTACGCCTCGATGGCCCCTCGGCGCGTGACGGGCGGGGTGTTCTCTCCGAAGATGTCCGCATCCGCGCGGGCCAGGATGAACGGGTCCTGGTACGCGGCGCGGCCGATCATGACGCCGTCCGCCCAGCCCAACGCGTCCTGCGCGGCGTCCAGCGTGAGCACCCCGCCGTTGAGCACGACCGTCAGGTGCGGGAAGTCGGCTTTCAGCTGGCGCACCACCTCGTGCCGCAGCGGCGGAATCTCACGGTTTTCCCTGGGGGACAGGCCCGACAGCCAGGCCTTGCGGGCGTGCACGATGAAGGTGCCGCACCCGGCGGCCTCCACGGTCCGGACGAAACCGGTCAGGTGTTCGTAGCTGTCGAGGTCGTCAATGCCGATGCGGTGCTTGACGGTCACGGGCAGGGTCGTGGCGGCGCGCATGGCGCCCACGGCGCGCGCCACGACGTCCGGGGTGCCCATCAGGCACGCGCCGAACGAGCCGCTGCTCACGCGGTCACTGGGGCAGCCGCAGTTCAGGTTCACCTCGTCGTACCCGTAGTCCTGCGCGATGCGGGCGCACTCCGCCAGGGCCGCGGCGTCACTGCCGCCGAGTTGCAGGGCGACCGGGTGCTCGCCCGTGTCGAACGCGAGGTGCCGGTCGCGGTCGCCGTGCAGGATCGCGCCGGTCGTGACCATCTCGGTGTACAGCAGGGTGCGGCGGGTCAGGGTGCGGTGGAAGACGCGGCAGTGCCGGTCGGTCCAGTCCATCATCGGCGCGACCGACAGCGTGTGCGGCGGGCGGGTCTGTGCGGGGCGGGCGGGAGCACTCATCAGCCCGTCAGTGTACGCCGCGCCCCCCGCACCGAATCGTGAGGCGGGTATCCTGCGGCGCATGCTGCTCAGCGCCTCTCCCCTGCCCGGCTGGCCGGACGTGCAGCCGCTGGACCCGGCGACCCTGGCGGGCGCGGCGGGCGTGCTGTTGCCGCACGACGGCGGCCCGGTCGCGGACCTGCGGGATCAGCCGCAGCGCTGGGCCCTGCTTACCGACGTGACGGCGGCGCTGCGGCGTGGCGTGCCGGTCCTGGGCTGGGGCACGGGCGCGGCGCTGCTGGGCCGCGCGCTGGGCGCCCGGGTACACGGGGCTGCGGGAGCGGAGCGGGCGGCCCTGCCACGCGGCGCTTCCCCACACGCCTGGAGGGGCGACGTACCCCTGCACTGGACGCAGGGGCGGGCGGTCGCCTGGGCGGACCCGGAACTCCCCGAGCGGGTGCGGACTGAGTTCCTGGCGGCCCTGCCCGGCTGGGCGGACCGCACGCCCGGCTCTCCGCTGGAGGAGGTCGGGGGCCTGCCCGCACTGGAGGCAGTCGTGACCGAGTTCTACGCCCGGGCCCGCCGCGACCCACTGCTGGGTCCAGTGTTCGAGGCTCATGTGCAGGACTGGCCTGCGCACCTCGCGCGCGTCACGGCCTTCTGGGCGACGATGCTGGGCGGCCGAGATCTGACCCGCTGGCGCGGGAACCTGAACGCCGCGCACGCGGGGCTGGGCGTACGCGGCGAGCACCTGCAGGCGTGGCTGGCGCTGTGGTCGGCCACCGCGCACGATCTTCTGCCCCCGCCTGCGGCGGACCTGCTCACGCGGCGGGCCGGGGCGATGGGCGCCCGGCTGGGTCCACGGCGCCACTGAGCGCCTCAGCGGGCGTAGCGGCGGCCCGTGTAGTTCGTGAACACACCGATGCCGTAGCTGACGCGCCGCACGCTGTCCAGGACCGCGTGGCCGTTCCAGGCGATGCCGGCGCTGCTGCCCCCGTCGAGCAGCAGGGCGTCGCGGACGCCCAGGCGCAGCAGCAGTTTGCCCATCTCGGTGGTGGTGAGTTTCGCGTGCGTGCTGACGAGCACGAGGTCGCGGTTGCTGACGAGGCCCACGGCGCTGCGCGCGGCGCGCCCGAACAGCGCCGGGTCGCGGAACGCGGTGCTGTAGCGCGTGACGACCTGCCCGCCGCTGAGGATGCGCGGGCCGGTGGCGATCACGGTTTCCATGCCGGTCCAGGTGGTGTCCAGCGGGCGGCCCAGCAGGGCGGTGGCGCTGGGGCGGATCGCGGCGCGGTTGTCGGGCGTGATTGCCAGCGCCTGCGGGATGCGGCCCCAGGTGAGGAGCCGCCCCTGCATGACGATGTCCCCCGCGGGCGCGAAGGACTGCGGGTGAAAGTAACTGCCGTTCACGAGGACGCGCGCGCCGCTGCGGCGCGCCAGTTCACCCACCCGCGCGCCGGAGTTGAACACCAGTGCCCGCCCGGGCAGCACCGGGGCGACCAGGGTGCTGCGCCAGCGCAGGTCCACGTTCGCGATCTGCACCGGCACGTTCAGAGGTTGGAGGCGCTTGAACGTCACCGGGTCCCGCTGCGGCTTCGGGGGAATCGGAACGGGCACCCGGGACGGGACCAGCAGTTTCTTGCCGGGTACGATGTGCTTGAAGCTGCTCAGGCCGTTCAGGCGGCGCAGGTCGTCCACGCTCAGGCGGTAGCGGGCGGCCAGGGTCTGTGGGGTGTCCTTCACGCCTACCCAGACGTAGCGGTACACGACCCGCACCTCGGTGGTAGGACGAGGTGGGGTGGCCGGAGCGCGGCCCCGCGCGGGGATCTTGAGGCGCTGCCCGACGGCCAGCGCCGTCCCCTTCAGGCTGTTGCCCGCCTGGAGGGCCGAGACGGTCACGCCGTACCGGGCGGCAATGGCGCTGAGCGTGTCGCCCTTCTTGACGGTGTACGCGCCCTGACCGCTGGCGGGGCGGGCGGGCGCGGCTGCCCCCACGAGCCGGAGGACCTGACCGACCCGGATGGTCGTGCTGGTCAGGCCGTTCATGCGTTTGATGTCCGCCACACTGACGCCGGTGCGGGTGGAGATGCGGAAGAGCGTGTCGCCACTCTTGACCTTCACGCTGGCCGGGACCGCCAGCGCGGCGGAGCCCAGACTGGCCAGCAGGAGAGAGAAAAACAGTCGCCGCATGGGGTCACACCTGATCACAGTTGCCCTCCCGGGTCGTGAACTGAAGCTGACGTGACGTTCATGCCCGGACGCTGTCCCACAGCCCGTCCGGTGCCCTCAGTTATGACATGAAAAGCCCGACGCGTTTCTGATGGGCCCACCGGTGTGTGAGTTCCCATGAGAATGCGGCCATCAGGCGCTATTCAGGAGGTCGGCTGGGCCCAGGCATCCGCAGAAGCGGGGGCCAGGGATGACCAAAAGGGCAGCCCCGCCAGGCTTCGCGGGGCTGGATGACGGAACCTGCTTCTTCGTCTGGTGGGTCCACCTGCCCTGCGGTTAGGTGCCGGGGGTGCTGCCGGGGAACACGGCGACCCGACCGATCATGAAGGCGCAGCCGTACATGAAGAAGGTCACGAGCGGCAGGAAGCGCAGGCCGATGCGGCGCGGGGTCAGCCGCTCGGTGATCAGGATCTCGATCAGGTACAGGCTGCCCAGCACGAACGCCACGTACATCCAGTGTTCCCAGTTGCGGCTGGGATCCACGGGCAGCCCGTAGCGGGTGAGGCCCTTGCCGGCGTCGGTGGCGCTGGCGACCTTCTCGCCCCCCAGGGCCAGGAGGACGCCCGTCACGGCCGGAAGCAGAAACGCGGCCCAGGTCACGCGCAGCCATATCAGGAAGCCGCGCCCCACGGTGCCCTTGATGGCCGGCGCGAGGCTCCACACGAACAGCACCAGGCTGGCCGCGACCAGCGGATTGGACAGCAGGATGCCCAGAGGCGTGTCGAACCGGACATTGTGAATGAGGCGCAGGAACTCCATACCCGCAGCGTAGAGCATTCACCGGGCCGAAAAAGCCCCGCCCGAATGGTGACGGGCGGGGCAGCGGATGAGGGGATCAGCCGGCGTCGGGAGCGCGACCGGTGTCGTGCAGCTGCACGGCCTTGCCGCGGCGGACGCGCAGGTTCAGCATTTCCACGGCAATGGCGAAGCCCATGGCGAAGTACGTGTAGCCCTTGGGGATCTTGAAGCCGAAGCCGTCCGCGATGAGGTTCACGCCGATCAGCAGCAGGAACGCCAGGGCGAGCATCTTCACGGTGGGGTGCGCCTGCACGAAGTCCCCGATGGGGCGCGCGGCGACCAGCATGATCAGCACGGTCACGACGACGGCCGCCACCATGACGCCCAGGTCGTCGGCCATGCCCACGGCCGTGATGACGCTGTCGAGGCTGAACACGATGTCCAGGATCATGATTTGCCCGATGATCGCCGCGAAGTTCGCGCCCGCGACCTTCCCGGCGGTGGGGGCGCCGTGATCGTCGGGCCCTTCGAGCTGCTCGTGCATTTCCTTGACGGCCTTGTACAGCAGGAACAGGCCGCCGAAGATGAGGATCAGGTCCCGTCCGGAGAAGCCCTGCCCGAACAGGGTGAACAGGTCGTCTTTCAGGCGGTAGATCCAGGTGATGGAGAAGAGCAGGCCCAGGCGCATGATCATGGCGGCGAGCAGGCCAACCGTGCGGGCGCGCTGCTGCTGCGCGGGGGGCAGTTTGCCCGCCAGGATCGAGATGAAGATGACGTTGTCGATCCCGAGAACGATTTCCAGAAGCAGCAGCGTTGCGAACGCCAGCCACGCTTCCGGCTGCGTGATCCAGCCGAACAGTGATTCCATTGAATTGTCACTCCCGTAGTCAGAAAGCGGACGCTGCCACGCACGTCCAGGATGCCGATGGGGGTGGAGAAACCCGAAACCGCGCCCGTGCGGCGCGCCAGGCTCCATGCTCCGGGAGAAGTGGACCACGAATCGTGAACCTTACATGAAGGTTCTTCATGAAGGGCGCGGGCCAGCCCTCAGCTGCTGCGGGGCGTCGCGCCGTCCAGGAACACGGCCAGCAGCGCCCGCGCCGTGCCCTGAGGATCCGCAGACGGCGCGCCCGTCACCAGTGGATACGTGATCGCCAGGAACGCCCGCGCCAGCATGCCCGGCGGCAGGTCCCCCCGCAGCTCACCCCGCGCCGCGCCCTCCTCGAACAGACGGGACAGGCCGCCCACCCACACGCGGCGGTACTCCTGCTCAAACGCCGCGCGCCGCTCCGCGCTCACGTGCCGCAGTTCACTCGCCAGCTGCAATCCCACGCGCTGCTCGGGCGCGCTGGCCACCAGCTCGTACACCAGCGTGTCCAGTTGAAGGCGGATCCCGACCTGCGAGTTCGCCGCCATGATCAGACGACTCAGGCCCGCCAGGGTCCCCTCCAGCATCGCCAGGAACAGCGCCTCCTTGTCCGCGTAGTGGTGATACAGAGCGGGCTTGGTCACCCCGACCGCCTCGGCCACCTCACGCATGCTGACCCCGTGATAGCCGCTCTTTACGAACAGCCGCGCCGCCTCCTGCTGAATGCGGGCGCGGGTCGTATCAGGCACAGCGGGGGAAGACACAGGAGGAACCGTCATTGCCGATCATGATAGCCGGGCGCAGGGCTGGCACCACCCTGACAGAACAGCGTAGAGTGAAAAGCGTCACACAACCCAACGCCCAGTTCACGGAGGAGACCTCACATGCGCCCACTTCTTTCCGCCGCCCTGACCCTTGCCCTGCCGCTCGCCCTGGCCGCCTGCTCCCAGCAGACCCCGCCCGCGCCCAGCAGCGACTACGCCGCCCGCCCCGAGTTGCAGGACCCGGGCAGCCAGGCCATCCTGGCCCGGTACGGCAACGACCCCGGCCTGACCGCCGCGTTGCAGGAAGCGTACGGCGAGCGCACCACGGTCCTGTCCTACCCCAGCGTGCCGCAGCTGGGCGCGCAGGACTACGCCAGTGACCGCCTGAACTACGTCAAACGCACCGGGTGGGGCACCGTCAGCAACTACAACGCGCAGTACGGCGCGTACGCCGGCACCGGCCTCCCGTACACCGGCCTGGACTGGACCCGTGACGGATGCAGCGCCCCCGACGGTCTGGGCCTGGGCTACCGCGAGGACTTCCGGCCCGCGTGCAACGTGCACGACTTCGCGTACCGCAACCTGAAGGTGTACGAGCGCACCGACGCCAACCGCGCCACCAGCGACGACGTGTTCTACACGAACATGAAAGCCATCTGCGCCGCCAAGAGCTGGTACGCCCGCCCCGCGTGCTACAGCGCCGCGTACGCCTACTACCAGGGCGTCCGCATGGGCGGCAGCAGCAGCTTCTAACGTCCAGGGGCCCTGGAGGCGGAGCCTCACGCGCCCCGCCTCTAGGTGTGCTTCAGCCGGGATTCGTCCAGTACGCCCAGGTATGCCCGCCGGGGCAGGTGGCCGTGAAGTCCAGGCCGCGCTTGCTGACCCTGCCCGGCTGCCCGCACTGCGCGCACACGGGCTTGGCGGGCGTGTTGCCGCCGCAGTCTGCGCACTTCAGGTAGTACCCGTACTTCCCGAACTGCACGGTCACGTTCACCGACGCGCAGGCGCGGCAGGCCACGTCCGGCCGGGGCCGGGCCTGCGCCTGCCTTTCCTGGGATGTCCGCACCGGCGCGGCGCTGGGCCGCTCGGTGCGGGCGGGCGCGGGCGGCGCGGCCTCAGGCGAGACCGCGGTGGGGTTGGCGGGCGCTGGAGCGTGTCGACTCCGCAGAAAGGCCTGGATGCGGGTCATCTCGGCGTCCGTGAAGCCGAACGAACCGAAAGTCTTGTCCTGTTCGGCCCGGATGATGGCCTTCACCCGGTCAGGCACCTGATCGGCCTTCACGAGTTCCGGCACGTCCGCCTTGCGGGTGATGCGGCCCCCGTCTGAGATGGCGACCAGCACGTCGCGGCGTACGCCGGACAGGGTGCGCT
This genomic interval carries:
- a CDS encoding TerC family protein → MESLFGWITQPEAWLAFATLLLLEIVLGIDNVIFISILAGKLPPAQQQRARTVGLLAAMIMRLGLLFSITWIYRLKDDLFTLFGQGFSGRDLILIFGGLFLLYKAVKEMHEQLEGPDDHGAPTAGKVAGANFAAIIGQIMILDIVFSLDSVITAVGMADDLGVMVAAVVVTVLIMLVAARPIGDFVQAHPTVKMLALAFLLLIGVNLIADGFGFKIPKGYTYFAMGFAIAVEMLNLRVRRGKAVQLHDTGRAPDAG
- the apaG gene encoding Co2+/Mg2+ efflux protein ApaG, giving the protein MPDSSPTLLPPPDIQVRAEVLFLAAHSQPGRLVFAYVIHIENRSDQTWKLLARHWDIVDGLGREVSVDGEGVVGEQPVLPPGGSFTYDSFVTLEAAPGHMSGHYVMQDAWGARVQVPIPAFGLSEPGARLLN
- a CDS encoding group III truncated hemoglobin; this encodes MLLSASPLPGWPDVQPLDPATLAGAAGVLLPHDGGPVADLRDQPQRWALLTDVTAALRRGVPVLGWGTGAALLGRALGARVHGAAGAERAALPRGASPHAWRGDVPLHWTQGRAVAWADPELPERVRTEFLAALPGWADRTPGSPLEEVGGLPALEAVVTEFYARARRDPLLGPVFEAHVQDWPAHLARVTAFWATMLGGRDLTRWRGNLNAAHAGLGVRGEHLQAWLALWSATAHDLLPPPAADLLTRRAGAMGARLGPRRH
- a CDS encoding LysM peptidoglycan-binding domain-containing protein, which codes for MRRLFFSLLLASLGSAALAVPASVKVKSGDTLFRISTRTGVSVADIKRMNGLTSTTIRVGQVLRLVGAAAPARPASGQGAYTVKKGDTLSAIAARYGVTVSALQAGNSLKGTALAVGQRLKIPARGRAPATPPRPTTEVRVVYRYVWVGVKDTPQTLAARYRLSVDDLRRLNGLSSFKHIVPGKKLLVPSRVPVPIPPKPQRDPVTFKRLQPLNVPVQIANVDLRWRSTLVAPVLPGRALVFNSGARVGELARRSGARVLVNGSYFHPQSFAPAGDIVMQGRLLTWGRIPQALAITPDNRAAIRPSATALLGRPLDTTWTGMETVIATGPRILSGGQVVTRYSTAFRDPALFGRAARSAVGLVSNRDLVLVSTHAKLTTTEMGKLLLRLGVRDALLLDGGSSAGIAWNGHAVLDSVRRVSYGIGVFTNYTGRRYAR
- a CDS encoding TetR/AcrR family transcriptional regulator gives rise to the protein MTVPPVSSPAVPDTTRARIQQEAARLFVKSGYHGVSMREVAEAVGVTKPALYHHYADKEALFLAMLEGTLAGLSRLIMAANSQVGIRLQLDTLVYELVASAPEQRVGLQLASELRHVSAERRAAFEQEYRRVWVGGLSRLFEEGAARGELRGDLPPGMLARAFLAITYPLVTGAPSADPQGTARALLAVFLDGATPRSS
- the dusA gene encoding tRNA dihydrouridine(20/20a) synthase DusA, translated to MSAPARPAQTRPPHTLSVAPMMDWTDRHCRVFHRTLTRRTLLYTEMVTTGAILHGDRDRHLAFDTGEHPVALQLGGSDAAALAECARIAQDYGYDEVNLNCGCPSDRVSSGSFGACLMGTPDVVARAVGAMRAATTLPVTVKHRIGIDDLDSYEHLTGFVRTVEAAGCGTFIVHARKAWLSGLSPRENREIPPLRHEVVRQLKADFPHLTVVLNGGVLTLDAAQDALGWADGVMIGRAAYQDPFILARADADIFGENTPPVTRRGAIEAYLPYVAAQLQAGQPLNRMMKHTLGLFAGQPGARHWKRTISEQGHKPGAGLEVVQAALAGVPDAVLDERPGGAGVLV
- a CDS encoding nuclease-related domain-containing protein, which gives rise to MIVKELEPQDHADPLRRAGFEAERQMAHYLKRAFAEDPRKFVFHNLRLERRGEVAQLDHLILHRFGLLIVESKSVAGQVSVNEHGEWTRWWNRQGRGMPSPVLQARRQLDLLLALLSDHTAELMDRSLLGLKQRTLSGVRRDVLVAISDGGRITRKADVPELVKADQVPDRVKAIIRAEQDKTFGSFGFTDAEMTRIQAFLRSRHAPAPANPTAVSPEAAPPAPARTERPSAAPVRTSQERQAQARPRPDVACRACASVNVTVQFGKYGYYLKCADCGGNTPAKPVCAQCGQPGRVSKRGLDFTATCPGGHTWAYWTNPG
- a CDS encoding phospholipase A2, with translation MRPLLSAALTLALPLALAACSQQTPPAPSSDYAARPELQDPGSQAILARYGNDPGLTAALQEAYGERTTVLSYPSVPQLGAQDYASDRLNYVKRTGWGTVSNYNAQYGAYAGTGLPYTGLDWTRDGCSAPDGLGLGYREDFRPACNVHDFAYRNLKVYERTDANRATSDDVFYTNMKAICAAKSWYARPACYSAAYAYYQGVRMGGSSSF